One window from the genome of Gimesia aquarii encodes:
- the dnaJ gene encoding molecular chaperone DnaJ → MASKRDYYEVLNVSREVTTVEIKKAYKKLALENHPDRNPGDEEAVKRFKEASEAFEVLGDEKKRAHYDRYGHADFGSGGSQFHDVSDIFSAFGDLFEGFGFKSSSQRGGNRPRQGESLRTSIQIDLLDAASGCEREINITRQETCETCHGSGAKPGTQPDDCDYCGGAGQVVQSQGFFRVQTTCPRCRGVGTVISDKCTDCHGQGRVARDTTLDVKVPAGIDNGMQLCLRGEGNPGANGGPRGDLYVVVGVDEHPLFRRQEQELSCHVPITYTQAVLGANIEIPTLEGRHDLKIPSGTQPGEVFRLKGLGMPNPHGGRRGDLHVVVQIDVPKKISEREEELLRDLAEIEHTEVSQHRSPNRNSFFDKLKEYFTHSD, encoded by the coding sequence ATGGCATCGAAACGCGATTATTATGAAGTTCTCAATGTATCGCGCGAAGTGACCACCGTTGAGATCAAAAAAGCGTACAAAAAGCTGGCGTTAGAGAACCATCCTGACCGAAACCCTGGTGATGAAGAAGCAGTAAAACGTTTTAAAGAAGCATCAGAAGCATTCGAGGTCCTTGGGGATGAGAAAAAACGCGCTCACTACGACCGCTATGGCCATGCTGATTTTGGATCTGGAGGGAGTCAGTTTCATGACGTCTCAGATATCTTCAGTGCGTTTGGAGACCTCTTTGAAGGGTTCGGATTCAAAAGTTCGTCACAAAGAGGTGGAAATCGTCCGCGACAAGGCGAAAGCCTGCGAACGAGCATCCAAATTGATTTACTTGATGCTGCATCGGGCTGTGAGCGGGAAATTAACATCACCCGTCAGGAAACGTGTGAAACATGTCATGGCTCTGGCGCCAAACCAGGCACACAACCAGACGATTGTGATTACTGCGGTGGAGCAGGGCAGGTCGTCCAATCACAGGGTTTTTTCCGAGTACAAACAACGTGTCCTCGCTGCCGTGGTGTAGGTACCGTCATTTCAGATAAGTGCACCGATTGTCATGGGCAAGGCCGGGTCGCTCGTGACACGACGTTAGATGTAAAAGTACCAGCAGGCATTGATAATGGAATGCAACTTTGCCTGAGAGGTGAAGGGAATCCGGGAGCCAATGGCGGACCACGCGGTGATCTTTATGTTGTTGTGGGCGTTGACGAACACCCTCTGTTCCGACGACAAGAACAAGAACTGAGTTGTCACGTTCCCATAACATATACTCAAGCGGTTCTCGGTGCAAATATTGAAATTCCCACTTTGGAAGGACGACACGATTTAAAAATTCCATCGGGAACTCAGCCGGGTGAAGTCTTTCGTTTGAAAGGTCTCGGCATGCCTAATCCTCATGGTGGTCGGCGAGGAGATTTGCATGTCGTAGTCCAGATTGATGTACCCAAGAAAATTTCAGAACGCGAAGAAGAACTGCTGCGTGATTTAGCTGAAATTGAACATACAGAAGTTTCACAGCATCGTAGTCCCAATCGAAATTCGTTTTTTGATAAACTAAAGGAATACTTTACACACTCAGATTAA